A window from Actinomycetospora corticicola encodes these proteins:
- a CDS encoding MMPL family transporter has protein sequence MTERPEDARRRPWPVRAYATATTRGWWAVLALVVVGVWLAVTQLPSLASVGGDGGVSFVGEDAPAVEAQARALQIFGLPVLTRIAVVQRDPAGLAPDAVDRAVRRALDASRSALAGRPTPPLLFALPLVDGVPASLPAGIAPDSEAEGRAFDAVPAPGTRGPTTVVTYLFTDPTANPYVQQQVARDYAARIDRPDDHLSGVSGLIPFQLEQGNVVNRHLTAVEIASVLAVALVVAVVFRSFAAPLVTLVTAGASYLVADRVVGLAAELSGVSAPGQLQPVLVALTLGVSTDYSILFLSGQRARLRRAEGGPDAARGATEDYLAIVLVAGVTVVAGVAALSAAETSVFRAFGPGLALTVATTLIVSVLLVPALMGLFGRAMFWPGLRRHAPGGPAEPRSRFVELLRRRPGVAPATVVLVVVVLALATVPLVGLRGSVSPMRSLPADNPIRTAWEDAAAGFAPGILSPTQLVLTGPGLADRRAQLVAFQQELLAAPGVAGVIGPGTVDLRRPDAPFSVFTAADGDAARVLVVLDADPVGAQAISDLRELQQRLPTMLAGAGLTGVGVATAGDTAIGLGLVGSARGDLVRVALVVALVDLLLLVLFLRALVAPLYLLLCSALVVGASLGLTTLLFGQSSGLIFFVPFAVGALLASLGSDYAVFGIGDVWAEARSRPLGEALSVAVPRSNTAIGAAGVTLAASFGLVAIVPLDSFRQLAFAMAFGVLLDTFVVRKFLIPAFITWVGPASAWPSHRLRPDRVAPTP, from the coding sequence ATGACGGAGCGGCCCGAGGACGCCCGGCGACGACCGTGGCCGGTGCGGGCCTACGCGACGGCGACGACCCGCGGCTGGTGGGCGGTCCTCGCGCTCGTCGTCGTCGGGGTGTGGCTCGCCGTGACGCAGCTGCCGTCGCTCGCCTCGGTCGGTGGCGACGGCGGCGTGTCGTTCGTCGGCGAGGACGCCCCGGCGGTGGAGGCGCAGGCGCGGGCGCTGCAGATCTTCGGGCTGCCCGTCCTCACCCGGATCGCGGTGGTGCAGCGCGACCCGGCCGGGCTGGCGCCCGACGCGGTCGACCGGGCGGTCCGCCGTGCTCTCGACGCCTCGCGGTCCGCTCTCGCCGGTCGTCCGACCCCGCCCCTGCTCTTCGCGCTGCCGCTCGTCGACGGGGTCCCGGCGAGTCTGCCCGCCGGCATCGCGCCGGACTCGGAGGCGGAGGGCCGGGCTTTCGACGCCGTACCCGCGCCCGGAACCCGTGGGCCCACGACGGTCGTGACGTACCTGTTCACCGATCCGACCGCGAACCCGTACGTCCAGCAGCAGGTGGCGCGGGACTACGCCGCGCGGATCGACCGTCCCGACGACCACCTCTCGGGGGTCAGCGGGCTCATCCCGTTCCAGCTCGAGCAGGGCAACGTGGTCAACCGGCACCTCACAGCCGTGGAGATCGCGTCGGTACTGGCCGTCGCGCTCGTCGTCGCGGTGGTGTTCCGGTCGTTCGCGGCCCCGCTCGTCACGCTGGTGACCGCCGGTGCCTCCTACCTGGTCGCCGACCGGGTGGTGGGGCTCGCAGCCGAGTTGTCGGGCGTCAGTGCGCCCGGCCAGCTGCAACCGGTCCTCGTCGCGCTGACCCTCGGTGTCAGCACCGACTACTCGATCCTCTTCCTGTCGGGGCAGCGGGCGCGGTTGCGCCGCGCGGAGGGTGGCCCCGACGCGGCCCGGGGCGCCACCGAGGACTACCTCGCGATCGTGCTGGTCGCGGGGGTGACCGTGGTGGCGGGGGTCGCGGCCCTCTCCGCCGCCGAGACCTCGGTGTTCCGGGCCTTCGGACCCGGTCTCGCGCTCACCGTCGCGACCACGCTGATCGTGTCGGTCCTGCTGGTGCCGGCCCTCATGGGGCTCTTCGGCCGCGCGATGTTCTGGCCCGGCCTCCGGCGACACGCCCCGGGCGGACCGGCGGAACCACGCAGCAGGTTCGTCGAGCTGCTGCGTCGGCGCCCCGGGGTCGCCCCCGCGACCGTCGTGCTGGTCGTGGTCGTCCTGGCGCTGGCCACGGTGCCGCTCGTCGGCCTGCGGGGGTCGGTCTCGCCGATGCGGTCGCTCCCGGCGGACAACCCGATCCGGACCGCCTGGGAGGACGCCGCGGCCGGCTTCGCCCCCGGGATCCTCTCGCCGACCCAGCTGGTGCTCACCGGTCCCGGGCTCGCCGACCGCCGCGCACAGCTGGTGGCCTTCCAGCAGGAACTGCTCGCGGCACCCGGCGTGGCCGGGGTCATCGGACCCGGGACCGTCGACCTCCGACGCCCCGACGCCCCGTTCTCGGTGTTCACCGCGGCCGACGGCGATGCCGCGCGCGTCCTCGTCGTCCTGGACGCCGACCCGGTCGGGGCCCAGGCGATCTCCGATCTCCGCGAGCTGCAGCAACGGCTCCCGACGATGCTCGCCGGCGCCGGACTGACGGGGGTCGGGGTCGCGACGGCGGGGGACACCGCGATCGGCCTCGGGCTCGTGGGCAGCGCCCGCGGGGACCTGGTGCGGGTCGCGCTCGTGGTCGCCCTCGTCGATCTCCTGCTGCTCGTGCTGTTCCTGCGTGCCCTGGTGGCGCCGCTCTACCTGCTGCTCTGCAGCGCCCTCGTGGTCGGCGCCTCGCTCGGCCTGACGACGCTGCTGTTCGGCCAGAGCAGCGGCCTGATCTTCTTCGTGCCGTTCGCGGTCGGCGCCCTGCTCGCCTCCCTCGGCTCGGACTACGCCGTGTTCGGGATCGGTGACGTCTGGGCCGAGGCCCGGTCCCGCCCGCTCGGGGAGGCCCTGTCCGTCGCGGTGCCGCGGTCCAACACCGCGATCGGTGCCGCCGGGGTGACGCTGGCCGCGAGCTTCGGGCTGGTGGCGATCGTCCCGCTCGACTCCTTCCGCCAGCTGGCCTTCGCCATGGCCTTCGGGGTCCTGCTGGACACCTTCGTCGTCCGGAAGTTCCTCATCCCCGCGTTCATCACCTGGGTCGGCCCGGCGAGCGCCTGGCCGAGCCACCGTCTCCGGCCCGACCGGGTGGCGCCGACCCCGTGA
- a CDS encoding cytochrome P450 → MTTALDLDDPAFLTGDRSAAYRTLRDEAPVLRTGEPGEETWLLSRHEDVQAALRATSARMQPPGQDAPPWMPDGPARRRLRANMIQTDRPVHARLRGVVGPLFTARRSDRLRAAAACEVAAELDGLADGAEVDAVALAARVPRGVLRLLIGMPDEDWAMMLSTQIDFLMIFSPFPLPPDHQARLDEVSQFYLDYFDGLLGRLADPPELVRRLLAAEENGELSRDEVLSLMHTVLDAGFETTRTSISNLVELLATVPGLMDAVRHDESRIPGLVEETLRMRAPVQMNTRILVEELTASDGTVLPAGARLLAVIGAANLDERVFPDPGVADPMRENAARHLSFGGGLHHCLGAPLARVQLQETAAALVRRFQRIELAGAPDRHPSLIFPSLSTLPVRMHA, encoded by the coding sequence ATGACGACCGCTCTCGATCTCGACGACCCCGCCTTCCTCACCGGCGACCGCTCCGCGGCCTACCGGACCCTGCGGGACGAGGCGCCCGTGCTCCGGACGGGAGAGCCCGGCGAGGAGACCTGGCTGCTGTCCCGCCACGAGGACGTGCAGGCCGCGCTGCGGGCCACCTCCGCGCGGATGCAGCCGCCCGGCCAGGACGCTCCGCCGTGGATGCCCGACGGCCCGGCACGCCGGCGACTGCGCGCCAACATGATCCAGACCGACCGGCCCGTGCATGCCCGGTTGCGCGGGGTGGTCGGGCCACTGTTCACCGCGCGCCGGTCCGACCGCCTGCGCGCGGCGGCGGCCTGCGAGGTCGCTGCCGAGCTCGACGGCCTGGCTGACGGGGCCGAGGTCGACGCCGTGGCCCTGGCCGCCCGGGTTCCGCGAGGAGTGCTGCGCCTGCTCATCGGCATGCCGGACGAGGACTGGGCCATGATGCTCAGCACCCAGATCGACTTCCTGATGATCTTTTCGCCGTTCCCGCTGCCGCCCGACCACCAGGCGCGCCTCGACGAGGTGTCGCAGTTCTACCTCGACTACTTCGACGGACTCCTCGGTCGCCTCGCCGACCCGCCCGAGCTCGTCCGGCGTCTCCTGGCCGCGGAGGAGAACGGCGAACTCTCCCGGGACGAGGTGCTCTCGCTGATGCACACCGTCCTCGACGCCGGGTTCGAGACGACCCGGACGTCGATCTCCAACCTCGTCGAGCTCCTCGCCACCGTCCCGGGTCTGATGGACGCGGTCCGTCACGACGAGAGCCGCATCCCGGGGCTGGTCGAGGAGACCCTGCGGATGCGCGCCCCGGTTCAGATGAACACCCGCATCCTCGTCGAGGAGCTGACGGCGAGCGACGGCACGGTTCTCCCGGCGGGTGCGCGTCTCCTGGCCGTGATCGGGGCCGCCAACCTCGACGAGCGGGTGTTCCCCGATCCCGGCGTGGCCGACCCGATGCGCGAGAACGCCGCCCGGCACCTCTCGTTCGGCGGCGGACTGCACCACTGCCTCGGCGCGCCGCTGGCGCGCGTCCAGCTGCAGGAGACCGCGGCCGCCCTCGTCCGACGCTTCCAGCGGATCGAGCTGGCCGGGGCACCTGACCGGCACCCGTCGCTCATCTTCCCCTCCCTGTCCACGCTGCCGGTGCGCATGCACGCCTGA
- a CDS encoding MaoC/PaaZ C-terminal domain-containing protein, with protein MSLYADDLEPGQSFAFGRYTISEAEIVEYARRWDPIFIHVDPDAAARAGLGGVIASGLHTLAIYQRFAVEAIWSRAAGGVGRTMDVGFRRPVRPGTTLTGRATIHRVEPRPGRGDAVVTIHGELVDDEAVVLTVVNESVLPLRATSDDVP; from the coding sequence GTGAGCCTCTACGCCGACGACCTCGAACCCGGCCAGTCCTTCGCCTTCGGCCGGTACACGATCTCCGAGGCCGAGATCGTGGAGTACGCGCGACGGTGGGATCCGATCTTCATCCACGTCGATCCGGACGCGGCCGCCCGTGCCGGCCTCGGCGGTGTCATCGCCAGCGGCCTGCACACCCTCGCGATCTACCAGCGGTTCGCGGTCGAGGCGATCTGGTCCCGCGCCGCGGGAGGCGTGGGCCGCACGATGGACGTCGGGTTCCGGCGACCCGTCCGCCCCGGCACCACGTTGACCGGCCGGGCCACGATCCACCGCGTGGAACCACGGCCGGGACGCGGCGACGCCGTCGTCACCATCCACGGTGAGCTCGTCGACGACGAGGCCGTGGTCCTCACCGTCGTCAACGAGTCCGTCCTGCCCCTGCGAGCGACGTCGGACGACGTCCCCTGA
- a CDS encoding LLM class flavin-dependent oxidoreductase gives MSTTTAEAEPTATEHGNLRDSSSALKLGVFSFNVSGGLNPSTRPRRYHVGWEHTSAIARRAEDMGFEFVLPVAKWRGYGGETDFYGESYETLTWAAGIAAQTSRITVGATVHTPVIHPTFVAKAGATVDAISDGRLALNVVMGWYPLEIGQFGLTPADHDIRYEHGDEWVTLLKRLWQEDEPFDFDGRWSSAWSALSKPKPIRRPLLMNAGTSPAGVDFTARQCDVTLASRNALEGADAFVAGIKSTAREKYARDLQVINVAHVICADTEAEAWRKRDLLLESGDQVATDNFMRSLGIGSQSFEETLKLYREYFYTSGAALPLIGTPEQIAEQMVAASTAGFDGLALGFFDFLDEMAAFDEQVMPLLREAGIHS, from the coding sequence ATGTCGACGACGACGGCCGAGGCCGAACCGACCGCCACGGAGCACGGGAACCTGCGTGACTCGTCGAGCGCGCTGAAGCTGGGGGTGTTCTCGTTCAACGTCTCCGGCGGACTGAACCCCAGCACCCGGCCGCGCAGGTACCACGTGGGGTGGGAGCACACCTCCGCGATCGCGCGCCGGGCGGAGGACATGGGCTTCGAGTTCGTGCTGCCGGTCGCGAAGTGGCGGGGTTACGGCGGGGAGACCGACTTCTACGGCGAGTCCTACGAGACGCTCACGTGGGCGGCCGGGATCGCCGCGCAGACCAGTCGCATCACGGTCGGCGCCACCGTGCACACCCCGGTCATCCACCCCACCTTCGTCGCGAAGGCCGGTGCGACCGTCGACGCCATCTCCGACGGACGCCTCGCCCTCAACGTCGTCATGGGCTGGTACCCGCTCGAGATCGGCCAGTTCGGCCTGACGCCCGCCGATCACGACATCCGCTACGAGCACGGGGACGAGTGGGTCACCCTGCTCAAGCGGTTGTGGCAGGAGGACGAGCCCTTCGACTTCGACGGCCGCTGGAGCTCGGCGTGGTCGGCCCTCTCGAAACCCAAGCCGATCCGGCGTCCGCTCCTCATGAACGCAGGCACCTCACCCGCCGGGGTCGACTTCACGGCACGGCAGTGCGACGTCACCCTTGCCAGCCGCAACGCGCTCGAGGGCGCGGACGCCTTCGTCGCGGGCATCAAGTCGACGGCACGGGAGAAGTACGCCCGCGACCTCCAGGTCATCAACGTCGCGCACGTGATCTGCGCGGACACCGAGGCCGAGGCGTGGCGCAAGCGGGACCTGCTGCTCGAGAGCGGTGACCAGGTGGCCACCGACAACTTCATGCGCTCGCTCGGGATCGGGAGCCAGTCCTTCGAGGAGACGCTGAAGCTCTACCGCGAGTACTTCTACACCAGCGGCGCCGCCCTCCCGCTGATCGGGACGCCCGAGCAGATCGCCGAGCAGATGGTGGCCGCGTCGACGGCCGGGTTCGACGGACTCGCGCTCGGTTTCTTCGACTTCCTCGACGAGATGGCCGCATTCGACGAACAGGTCATGCCGCTGTTGCGCGAGGCCGGCATCCACTCCTGA
- a CDS encoding alpha/beta fold hydrolase, producing MSLIRSTQTSPSRTAGRQPERGSAVGQQLDGIADDVTHVSVPGCGHLVPEEQPDALADHLTAFDDGCRR from the coding sequence GTGTCCCTGATCCGAAGCACCCAAACATCACCGTCCCGGACGGCGGGCCGGCAGCCGGAACGGGGGTCGGCCGTCGGGCAACAGCTCGACGGGATCGCCGACGACGTCACGCACGTGTCCGTCCCCGGCTGCGGCCACCTCGTGCCCGAGGAGCAGCCGGACGCACTCGCCGATCACCTCACGGCCTTCGACGACGGGTGCCGCCGCTGA
- a CDS encoding GAF and ANTAR domain-containing protein — translation MAAPDGLVAALRRASQEITAKRSIRDLHDTLVQIVRSAVQTIPHVDAGGISLTEDGIITSRGPHPVVISTLDQLQTELHEGPCITAIDDPPADGTVLANDLGGADAARWPRFAPRAVEAGFRSILSIQLTADQHMRAALNLYATDPGVFDEESRQVAGLFGVQAAMLLYGSRQATFLQRAVDSRDVIGQAKGILMERFTVDDDEAFQMLVRSSQDTNLKLIEVAEWLRAEAVERRRHRGTGPDE, via the coding sequence ATGGCGGCCCCGGACGGACTCGTGGCGGCGCTGCGCCGCGCATCCCAGGAGATCACGGCCAAGCGCAGCATCCGGGACCTGCACGACACCCTGGTCCAGATCGTGCGCTCGGCGGTGCAGACGATCCCGCACGTGGACGCCGGAGGTATCTCGCTGACCGAGGACGGGATCATCACCTCCCGCGGTCCGCACCCCGTCGTCATCAGCACCCTGGACCAGCTGCAGACCGAGCTGCACGAAGGTCCCTGCATCACCGCGATCGACGACCCGCCCGCGGACGGCACGGTCCTGGCCAACGACCTCGGTGGGGCGGACGCCGCACGCTGGCCGCGCTTCGCGCCCCGCGCGGTCGAGGCCGGCTTCCGCTCGATCCTGTCGATCCAGCTGACCGCCGACCAGCACATGCGCGCGGCCCTGAACCTCTACGCCACCGACCCCGGCGTCTTCGACGAGGAATCCCGGCAGGTGGCCGGGCTGTTCGGGGTGCAGGCCGCGATGCTGCTCTACGGCAGCCGGCAGGCCACGTTCCTGCAGCGTGCGGTCGACAGCCGCGATGTCATCGGGCAGGCCAAGGGCATTCTCATGGAACGGTTCACCGTCGACGACGACGAGGCGTTCCAGATGCTCGTGCGCTCCTCGCAGGACACCAACCTCAAGCTCATCGAGGTGGCCGAGTGGCTGCGCGCCGAGGCCGTCGAGCGCCGCCGCCACCGCGGCACGGGCCCCGACGAGTGA
- a CDS encoding zinc-binding dehydrogenase produces the protein MKAVYVDQVGVPAVVHHGDRPVPRPGPRQVLVEVHAAGVNPRDHQLAEGRYAFRRLSGRLPTILGSDVSGVVVERGRRATRFEVGDEVLAMQTTLGGMGGYAEYVAVHESAVTHKPAALSHVRAAALPVAGLTAWQALAGRQSLEGARVTVVGATGGVGHLAVQLARRRGAVVTAVCGPGKADVAESLGASRVVDYTSQRLADAIDAPQDLVLDTVGTGDLRSYRSVLAPRGHHVTTVPSTRAYVDWSTSTVAPWTTGGTRSRLVLVRPSGPQLAHLAGLAATGGLDVRIHRQLPLAEVDHALELSRRGHVTGKIVLTIT, from the coding sequence GTGAAGGCCGTCTATGTCGACCAGGTGGGGGTCCCGGCCGTCGTCCACCACGGCGACCGACCGGTCCCCCGTCCCGGCCCCCGGCAGGTCCTCGTCGAGGTGCACGCGGCCGGGGTGAACCCGCGGGACCACCAGCTGGCCGAGGGCCGGTACGCCTTCCGGCGACTGTCCGGTCGTCTCCCTACGATCCTCGGCAGCGACGTGTCCGGCGTCGTCGTCGAGCGGGGCCGCCGGGCGACGCGGTTCGAGGTGGGCGACGAGGTGCTCGCCATGCAGACGACGCTCGGCGGGATGGGCGGGTACGCCGAGTACGTCGCGGTGCACGAGTCGGCGGTCACGCACAAGCCTGCCGCCCTGAGTCACGTCCGGGCCGCGGCCCTGCCCGTCGCCGGTCTGACGGCCTGGCAGGCCCTCGCCGGCCGGCAGTCCCTCGAGGGAGCGCGCGTCACGGTCGTCGGGGCGACCGGCGGTGTCGGGCATCTCGCCGTCCAGCTCGCGCGACGTCGGGGCGCCGTCGTCACGGCGGTCTGCGGACCTGGCAAGGCCGACGTCGCGGAGTCGCTCGGGGCCTCGCGCGTGGTCGACTACACCTCGCAACGGCTCGCCGACGCCATCGACGCACCGCAGGACCTCGTCCTCGACACCGTCGGCACCGGGGACCTGCGCTCCTACCGGTCCGTCCTCGCACCCCGCGGCCACCACGTCACCACCGTCCCCTCCACCAGGGCCTACGTCGATTGGTCCACGAGCACCGTCGCGCCGTGGACGACCGGTGGGACCCGCTCCCGACTCGTCCTGGTCCGGCCAAGCGGGCCACAGCTCGCCCACCTCGCCGGACTCGCCGCGACCGGAGGCCTCGACGTCAGGATCCACCGGCAGCTCCCCCTCGCCGAGGTCGACCACGCGCTGGAGCTCAGCCGGCGCGGCCACGTCACCGGCAAGATCGTCCTGACGATCACCTGA
- a CDS encoding SDR family NAD(P)-dependent oxidoreductase, which produces MGLLQDRIAVVTGAAGGIGSATARAFVREGATVVLTDLDDERGTKLEQELVDAGSSAVFVGADVTHAPDVDEVVRAAVSRFGRLDVAVNCAGYIGVLSPLLGYPQEEFDRVLEVNVRGTWNCLRAELAAMAGAGNGGAICNVSSVAGVVGAAGDAPYVTAKHAIVGMTRAAALEHASDGIRVNVIAPGSTDTEMPQRLTGGDPNILAALRGVIPIGRFGFAEEIAEPIVFLCSPGAAFATGAVFSVDGGQSAA; this is translated from the coding sequence ATGGGACTGCTGCAGGACAGGATCGCCGTCGTCACCGGCGCCGCCGGGGGCATCGGGTCGGCGACCGCGCGGGCCTTCGTCCGGGAGGGCGCCACCGTCGTCCTCACCGACCTCGACGACGAGCGCGGCACGAAGCTCGAGCAGGAGTTGGTCGACGCGGGCAGCTCGGCCGTCTTCGTCGGCGCCGACGTCACCCACGCACCCGACGTCGACGAGGTGGTGCGCGCCGCGGTGTCGCGGTTCGGACGGCTCGACGTCGCCGTGAACTGCGCCGGCTACATCGGGGTCCTCAGTCCGCTGCTGGGTTACCCGCAGGAGGAGTTCGACCGTGTCCTCGAGGTCAACGTGCGCGGCACGTGGAACTGCCTGCGCGCGGAACTCGCCGCCATGGCCGGGGCGGGGAACGGCGGGGCGATCTGCAACGTCTCCTCCGTCGCCGGGGTCGTCGGCGCTGCCGGCGACGCGCCGTACGTCACGGCCAAGCACGCCATCGTGGGCATGACGAGGGCCGCCGCGCTCGAGCACGCGAGCGACGGCATCCGGGTCAACGTCATCGCACCGGGCAGCACCGACACCGAGATGCCGCAGCGGCTCACCGGCGGAGACCCGAACATCCTCGCCGCGCTGCGGGGCGTCATCCCGATCGGACGCTTCGGCTTCGCCGAGGAGATCGCCGAACCCATCGTCTTCCTCTGCTCCCCGGGGGCGGCCTTCGCCACCGGCGCGGTCTTCAGCGTCGACGGGGGCCAGAGTGCCGCCTAA
- a CDS encoding MBL fold metallo-hydrolase, whose translation MPPNAAEIVAPGVHRIRVGRGDTENAFLVEGDDGFTLVDVGWASAPAVITDALAALGDRPTAVRRIMVTHAHPDHVRGLATMRELTGAEVLIHHADAAWLRAGRVPTGGRSGAVGSTLDRLPFMRWTPVTPDRTLDDGELVEGSGLRVVHTPGHTAGHVALHHEPTRTLLIGDAAFHLRGLGLGPATLAHDPDTRPDALAALPTDVAAVGFAHGAPLTGDAVGAFHDFVRATGRSSTS comes from the coding sequence GTGCCGCCTAACGCCGCGGAGATCGTCGCCCCCGGCGTCCACCGCATCCGCGTCGGACGCGGGGACACCGAGAACGCCTTCCTCGTCGAGGGCGACGACGGGTTCACCCTGGTCGACGTGGGCTGGGCCTCAGCCCCCGCCGTCATCACCGACGCCCTGGCCGCACTGGGCGACCGGCCGACCGCGGTGCGACGCATCATGGTCACCCACGCCCACCCCGACCACGTCCGCGGCCTCGCCACCATGCGCGAGCTCACCGGCGCCGAGGTGCTGATCCACCACGCGGACGCGGCCTGGCTGCGTGCAGGCCGGGTGCCCACCGGGGGGCGCAGCGGGGCGGTCGGCAGCACCCTCGACCGGCTGCCGTTCATGCGATGGACCCCGGTGACCCCCGACCGCACGCTCGACGACGGCGAGCTCGTCGAGGGCAGCGGCCTGCGGGTCGTGCACACCCCCGGGCACACGGCGGGACACGTCGCGCTCCACCACGAGCCGACGCGGACCCTCCTGATCGGGGACGCCGCCTTCCACCTGCGGGGACTCGGGCTCGGCCCGGCGACCCTCGCGCACGACCCGGACACCCGACCGGACGCGCTCGCGGCCCTGCCCACCGACGTCGCGGCGGTGGGCTTCGCGCACGGGGCACCCCTGACCGGTGATGCCGTGGGGGCGTTCCACGACTTCGTGCGCGCGACCGGCCGGAGCTCGACGTCGTGA